A window of the Diabrotica undecimpunctata isolate CICGRU chromosome 1, icDiaUnde3, whole genome shotgun sequence genome harbors these coding sequences:
- the LOC140436611 gene encoding uncharacterized protein, giving the protein MPTTNNLNGSSQDQATKELGPSVRICHLNIEGISRSKCEYLQKVLIENNIDVIAIQETHVENEEQILARGRIRGYDLLGATYHPAYGVATYVRNKIENAHVCSTSDINNIHTVTIQIGEITISNIYKPPAVLWPPHVIHAHPHPSVYVGDFNSHHELWKYRQSDQNGEALLNWSEEVDTYLVFDAKDQGTFRSAVWKREYNPDLCFVSTNEKNQPLATSRTVLPDFPHSQHRPVVIEVGIKIPIITSFSRPRWNFKKADWTTFTERLDKSLGWITPTRENYIRFVGAVISTVKKTIPRGYRKEKLGSSRHTTRDKVPIVPKRVASHIVATSRAPRDRDHTTKVKQELKILKSECPLTSQYSEGFTLEEINSAISEVKSGKAPGFDKIHPEFLLHCGKYARKWLVDFYTDMIKSGEIPHSSKRASIIAILKPGKANDQPQNYRPIALLSCVYKLLERLIYNRIIVLFMENHIDAILFAEMMFP; this is encoded by the exons ATGCCTACAACTAACAATTTAAACGGATCTTCTCAGGATCAAGCGACAAAAGAACTCGGACCAAGCGTTCGAATCTGCCATTTAAATATAGAAGGTATTAGTAGAAGTAAGTGTGAGTACCTTCAAAAGGTTCTCATCGAAAATAATATCGACGTGATCGCAATTCAGGAAACACATGTAGAAAACGAAGAACAAATTCTCGCTAGAGGAAGAATTCGTGGCTATGATTTATTGGGTGCAACTTACCATCCAGCTTATGGAGTAGCAACCTATGTtcgaaacaaaatagaaaatgcacACGTATGTTCTACATCAGACATAAATAACATTCATACGGTTACCATACAAATTGGCGAAATTACTATCAGCAATATTTATAAACCCCCGGCAGTCCTGTGGCCTCCGCATGTTATTCACGCCCACCCACACCCCTCAGTTTATGTGGGAGATTTCAACAGTCACCATGAACTCTGGAAGTATAGGCAAAGTGATCAAAACGGCGAGGCTTTGCTAAACTGGAGCGAAGAGGTTGACACTTATTTAGTCTTTGACGCTAAAGATCAGGGAACTTTTCGATCTGCAGTCTGGAAACGAGAATACAACCCAGACCTATGCTTTGTCTCCACAAATGAAAAAAATCAACCCCTGGCAACTTCACGTACAGTACTCCCAGATTTTCCACATAGCCAACATAGACCAGTTGTAATAGAAGTTGGCATCAAAATACCAATAATAACATCTTTTTCTCGACCTAGGTGGAACTTTAAAAAAGCAGACTGGACAACTTTTACTGAGAGATTGGACAAATCTTTGGGATGGATAACCCCAACACGTGAAAACTACATAAGATTTGTTGGCGCGGTTATCTCTACAGTGAAGAAAACTATACCCAGGGGATATCGTAAAGA AAAACTTGGTAGTAGCAGACACACAactagagataaagtaccaatagTTCCCAAGAGAGTGGCCTCCCACATTGTAGCTACCTCAAGAGCACCTAGAGATCGTGACCACACCACCAAAGTAAAGCAAGAACTAAAAATACTGAAGTCTGAATGTCCGCTTACATCTCAGTACTCTGAAGGGTTTACTCTAGAAGAAATTAACTCAGCAATATCAGAAGTTAAGTCTGGAAAGGCACCCGGCTTCGATAAAATTCATCCAGAATTTTTACTCCACTGTGGCAAATATGCTAGGAAATGGCTGGTTGATTTCTATACAGATATGATAAAATCAGGGGAAATCCCCCACTCGTCAAAAAGGGCCTCCATTATAGCCATATTAAAACCGGGAAAGGCAAATGATCAGCCTCAAAACTACCGACCGATTGCACTGCTGAGCTGTGTCTATAAACTGTTGGAACGattaatctacaacagaatta TTGTGTTGTTTATGGAAAATCACatagatgcaattttatttgcagaaatgATGTTTCCTTAA